The following proteins are encoded in a genomic region of Oncorhynchus gorbuscha isolate QuinsamMale2020 ecotype Even-year linkage group LG11, OgorEven_v1.0, whole genome shotgun sequence:
- the LOC124048643 gene encoding enolase-phosphatase E1 — protein MATVLIPANTTALLLDIEGTTTPITFVKDILFPYIKDHLEEHLSAHWEEDECKQDVHLLKKQVEEDLRLNRACAQHALDQSGHTDEEKAIGEVVDNVLWQMASDRKTTALKQLQGHMWRAAYAAGRIKGELYQDVVPSIRRWRRQGLKVYIYSSGSVEAQKLLFGYSVEGDVLDLFDGHFDTNIGAKVDSKSYERIAERMGCLSEEMMFLTDITREAKAAEDAGVNVAVVVRPGNMELTEEERSHYNLITTFSQLEVTGGV, from the exons ATGGCTACGGTTTTAATCCCTGCAAACACTACCGCACTTTTGCTGGATATTGAAGGAACCACGACACCAATAACGTTTGTGAAG GACATTTTATTCCCATACATCAAAGATCATCTTGAAGAGCATCTGTCTGCGCATTGGGAAGAAGATGAATGCAAACAAGATGTGCATCTCCTGAAGAAACAG GTTGAGGAGGACCTGCGTCTGAACCGAGCATGTGCGCAGCACGCCCTGGACCAGTCTGGGCACACGGACGAGGAGAAAGCCATCGGAGAGGTGGTGGACAACGTGCTGTGGCAGATGGCTTCGGACAGGAAGACCACGGCCCTGAAACAGCTGCAGGGACACATGTGGAGGGCGGCCTACGCTGCTGGGAGAATCAAAGGCGA gCTGTACCAGGATGTGGTTCCATCCATCAGGAGGTGGAGACGGCAGGGCCTGAAGGTCTATATCTACTCATCTGGCAGCGTGGAAGCCCAGAAACTACTGTTTGGATACTCCGTAGAGGGAGATGTCCTAGAT CTATTTGATGGCCACTTCGACACCAACATAGGCGCCAAAGTAGACAGTAAAAGCTATGAGAGAATTGCGGAGAGAATGGGCTGCCTGTCTGAGGAAATGATGTTCCTGACAGATATCACACGGG AGGCCAAGGCAGCGGAGGATGCGGGTGTGAACGTGGCGGTGGTGGTGCGGCCGGGGAACATGGAGCTGACGGAGGAGGAGAGGTCACACTATAACCTCATTACAACTTTCAGCCAACTGGAAGTGACGGGTGGCGTTTAa